One region of Rhodocaloribacter litoris genomic DNA includes:
- the thiD gene encoding bifunctional hydroxymethylpyrimidine kinase/phosphomethylpyrimidine kinase — MSSASPRRYTRALTIATSDSGGGAGIQADLKTFGALGCYGMSVIVALTAQNTHEVRAIHAAPPGFVTAQIDAVVEDLGVDAVKIGMLFNAEIMRAVADRLQAHGLDRVVLDPVMVAKSGARLIEEEAVETLKTHLLPLSLVVTPNLPEAEVLLGRSINGRADMEAAARELLGLGPRAVLLKGGHLAEAGSADCLVLAAPDPTGRDVFWFESERVDTPNTHGTGCTLSSAIAAGLAREQTLPEAVRNAKAYVTGALKAGRAYRIGQGHGPLHHFFSFWT; from the coding sequence ATGTCCTCCGCTTCACCGAGACGCTACACCCGTGCCCTGACGATTGCCACGTCCGACAGTGGGGGCGGGGCCGGTATCCAGGCCGACCTGAAGACGTTCGGGGCGCTGGGCTGCTACGGGATGTCCGTCATCGTGGCGTTGACGGCCCAGAACACCCACGAGGTGCGGGCCATTCACGCGGCACCGCCGGGCTTCGTGACCGCGCAGATCGACGCGGTCGTCGAGGACCTGGGCGTCGATGCGGTCAAGATCGGGATGCTGTTCAACGCGGAGATCATGCGCGCGGTGGCCGACCGGCTTCAGGCCCACGGCCTCGACCGGGTGGTCCTCGATCCCGTGATGGTGGCCAAGAGCGGGGCCCGCCTCATCGAAGAGGAGGCCGTCGAGACGCTGAAGACCCACCTCCTCCCGCTGAGCCTGGTCGTCACGCCCAACCTGCCGGAGGCCGAAGTGCTGCTGGGCCGGTCCATCAACGGCCGGGCGGACATGGAGGCCGCCGCCCGCGAACTGCTCGGGCTCGGCCCGCGCGCCGTGCTGCTCAAGGGCGGCCACCTCGCCGAGGCCGGCAGCGCCGACTGCCTGGTGCTGGCCGCCCCCGATCCCACCGGGCGCGACGTCTTCTGGTTCGAGTCCGAGCGCGTCGACACGCCGAACACGCACGGCACGGGCTGTACCCTCTCCTCGGCCATCGCCGCCGGGCTGGCCCGGGAACAGACCCTGCCCGAGGCGGTGCGGAACGCCAAAGCGTACGTCACCGGGGCGCTGAAGGCCGGCCGGGCCTATCGGATCGGGCAGGGCCACGGACCCCTGCACCACTTTTTTTCGTTCTGGACCTGA
- a CDS encoding VOC family protein translates to MSDVKPVPEGMHTITPHLVCKEAGEAIAFYEKAFGAVQGYRMDSPDGSKVLHAELRIGDSVVFLADEFPEWGSLSPASIGGSPVVLSLYVEDADAVFAAAVEAGARVVMPLEDAFWGDRYGKVVDPFGHTWAIATHIRDVSPEEMQQAVQQWAAAQA, encoded by the coding sequence ATGTCAGACGTCAAGCCGGTACCCGAGGGCATGCACACGATCACGCCGCACCTGGTCTGCAAAGAGGCGGGCGAGGCCATTGCCTTCTATGAAAAGGCGTTCGGCGCCGTGCAGGGATATCGCATGGACAGCCCGGACGGCAGCAAGGTCCTGCACGCAGAGCTTCGCATCGGCGACTCGGTGGTGTTCCTGGCGGACGAGTTCCCCGAATGGGGCAGCCTCAGTCCCGCCTCCATCGGCGGCTCGCCCGTGGTGCTCTCGCTCTACGTCGAAGACGCCGATGCCGTCTTTGCCGCGGCTGTCGAAGCCGGTGCCCGGGTGGTGATGCCACTCGAAGATGCCTTCTGGGGTGATCGTTATGGCAAGGTCGTCGATCCGTTCGGTCACACCTGGGCAATCGCCACGCACATCCGGGACGTGTCGCCGGAGGAGATGCAGCAGGCCGTGCAGCAGTGGGCTGCCGCCCAGGCCTGA
- the paaD gene encoding 1,2-phenylacetyl-CoA epoxidase subunit PaaD, whose product MPEVDVTKDEILAHLSEVKDPEVPVLDVVEMGIVRDVRVEGNTLHVDITPTYSGCPAMKAIADEIVRTLHERGFPKVEVHTVFREAWTTDWMTEAARRKLRAYGIAPPPERAGEANPGMIPLTTVAVPKPVPCPFCGSEDTRLTSAFGATPCKSLHFCNACRQPFEHFKGI is encoded by the coding sequence ATGCCTGAAGTGGACGTGACGAAAGACGAAATCCTCGCGCACCTCTCCGAGGTGAAGGACCCGGAGGTTCCCGTACTCGACGTGGTGGAGATGGGCATCGTGCGTGACGTGCGGGTCGAGGGCAACACGCTGCATGTGGACATCACCCCGACCTATTCCGGCTGCCCGGCCATGAAGGCCATCGCAGACGAGATCGTCCGGACCCTGCACGAACGGGGCTTTCCGAAGGTGGAGGTCCACACCGTCTTCCGGGAGGCCTGGACGACGGACTGGATGACGGAGGCGGCCCGGCGGAAGTTGCGCGCATACGGCATCGCCCCGCCTCCCGAACGGGCCGGGGAGGCAAACCCCGGGATGATCCCGCTGACGACCGTCGCCGTCCCGAAGCCCGTGCCATGTCCTTTCTGCGGCTCCGAGGACACCCGCCTCACGAGTGCATTCGGCGCCACGCCCTGCAAGTCCCTGCACTTCTGCAACGCCTGCCGGCAACCCTTCGAGCATTTCAAAGGCATCTGA